The Coffea arabica cultivar ET-39 chromosome 8e, Coffea Arabica ET-39 HiFi, whole genome shotgun sequence genome window below encodes:
- the LOC113704891 gene encoding uncharacterized protein, with translation MPKWPVPSNVSTATFKLDIGILDHVDEEADAPDIIFDVELSDAITDSNDSFEFNRNCRGAANANFRRNLKEILREYDPSILILVETRTDSGKADWIVQSSQLTDKTCVETCGFSGGIWVLWNKHKWAVEVITRNRQVIHMLVKRVRGEEWMLSAVYASPDPPTRRSLWEYFSNIDKSINFPWMVVGDFNEVISSEEKQGGRPLGRASQSSLAQILLQGGLMDMDCSGPSLTWSNCRKGIGSVRKRLDRALCNNLWRAQFQEAVVKHMVRTHSDHHPLQVCLEGVPRRTNGEKPFRLEQAWSAHPEYERVVAEAWQGNEETLEKKLQMLRMRLKEWNLLVFGNIFHRKKRCKTRLEGV, from the exons ATGCCGAAATGGCCAGTACCGTCAAATGTCTCCACCGCCACCTTCAAACTTGACATTGGAATTCTCGACCATGTGGACGAGGAAGCCGATGCCCCAGATATAATTTTTGACGTAGAATTGTCAGATGCCATTACAGACTCAAATGATA GTTTTGAATTCAACAGGAACTGCCGCGGTGCGGCAAATGCGAATTTCAGAAGGAATTTAAAGGAGATTCTAAGGGAATATGACCCAAGCATTCTCATACTAGTGGAAACGAGGACAGATAGTGGGAAAGCAGATTGGATTGTCCAGAGTTCGCAACTTACTGATAAAACTTGTGTTGAGACTTGTGGATTTTCAGGTGGTATTTGGGTGCTTTGGAACAAGCACAAATGGGCGGTAGAAGTAATAACCAGGAATAGACAAGTTATTCATATGCTAGTCAAACGAGTGAGAGGAGAGGAGTGGATGTTATCAGCAGTATACGCGTCACCAGATCCACCTACAAGAAGATCTCTATGGGAGTATTTTTCAAATATAGATAAATCTATTAACTTTCCGTGGATGGTAGTAGGGGATTTTAATGAGGTGATTAGTTCAGAAGAGAAACAGGGTGGCCGACCGCTAGGAAGAGCAAGTCAATCAAGTCTTGCTCAGATACTTTTGCAAGGTGGTTTAATGGATATGGACTGTAGTGGTCCCTCACTTACTTGGAGTAACTGTAGGAAGGGGATTGGGAGTGTTAGGAAACGGCTGGACAGGGCGTTATGCAATAATTTGTGGAGAGCGCAATTTCAGGAGGCAGTGGTCAAGCATATGGTCCGTACTCACTCAGACCATCATCCATTGCAGGTCTGCCTGGAGGGAGTCCCACGAAGAACTAACGGGGAAAAACCTTTCAGACTGGAACAAGCTTGGTCCGCGCATCCGGAATATGAAAGGGTAGTTGCGGAGGCTTGGCAAGGTAACGAGGAGACATTAGAAAAGAAGCTGCAGATGTTAAGAATGCGACTTAAGGAATGGAATTTATTAGTCTTTGGGAATATTTTTCACCGGAAAAAGAGATGTAAAACGAGATTGGAaggcgtttaa